One Methylobacterium sp. AMS5 genomic region harbors:
- a CDS encoding NADPH:quinone oxidoreductase family protein, producing MKALVCSRLGGPEDLAIENLPDPVAGPGEALVRVRVAALNFFDTLIIAGRYQVKPELPFSPGGEACGVIEALGPGAEGFSVGDRVMVHLSHGTARERIAVPVKRLARVPDAVSDAVAAGLSITYGTTLHALRDRAGIRPGETLVVLGASGGVGLAAVELGKLLGARVIACASSPEKLETARAHGADDLVDYKANNLREELRRLAGERGIDVVYDAVGGDLAEPAMRALGWKGRFLVIGFAAGEIPKFPLNVIMLKGIDVQGVHWGAFVEREPEAHAANQARLLAWAAEGKLTVKVHGVYPLDAYAEALGVLVRREAVGKVLLDLKG from the coding sequence ATGAAGGCCCTGGTGTGCAGCCGGCTCGGTGGGCCGGAGGATCTCGCCATCGAGAACCTGCCCGATCCGGTGGCGGGCCCCGGCGAGGCGCTGGTGCGGGTGCGGGTCGCGGCGCTGAACTTCTTCGATACGCTCATCATCGCCGGCCGCTATCAGGTGAAGCCCGAACTGCCGTTCTCCCCCGGCGGCGAGGCCTGCGGCGTGATCGAGGCTTTGGGCCCTGGCGCAGAGGGCTTCTCCGTCGGCGACCGGGTGATGGTCCATCTCAGCCACGGCACCGCCCGCGAGCGGATCGCGGTTCCGGTCAAGCGCCTCGCGCGGGTGCCGGATGCCGTGTCCGACGCCGTCGCCGCCGGGCTCTCGATCACCTACGGCACCACGCTCCACGCGCTCCGGGATCGCGCCGGCATCCGGCCGGGCGAAACGCTCGTCGTCCTCGGCGCCTCGGGCGGCGTCGGGCTCGCGGCGGTCGAACTCGGAAAGCTGCTCGGGGCGCGCGTCATCGCCTGCGCCTCCTCGCCTGAAAAGCTCGAGACCGCCCGCGCCCACGGCGCCGACGACCTCGTCGACTACAAGGCGAACAACCTGCGCGAGGAATTGCGGCGCCTCGCGGGCGAGCGCGGAATCGACGTGGTCTACGACGCGGTCGGCGGTGATCTGGCCGAGCCGGCCATGCGCGCGCTGGGCTGGAAGGGGCGCTTCCTCGTGATCGGTTTCGCCGCAGGCGAGATTCCGAAGTTCCCCCTCAACGTCATCATGCTCAAGGGCATCGACGTCCAGGGCGTGCATTGGGGTGCCTTCGTCGAGCGCGAGCCGGAGGCGCATGCGGCCAACCAAGCCCGGCTGCTCGCCTGGGCAGCGGAGGGCAAACTCACCGTGAAGGTGCACGGCGTCTATCCGCTCGACGCCTACGCGGAGGCGCTCGGGGTGCTCGTCCGCCGCGAGGCAGTCGGCAAGGTGTTGCTCGACCTCAAAGGCTAG
- the ruvC gene encoding crossover junction endodeoxyribonuclease RuvC produces the protein MTTDVRILGIDPGLRRTGWGLIMARGSKLSYLACGVVTSDGDLPLALRLRELHEGLTRIVTTYTPDEVSVEETFVNKDAQATLKLGHARAVALLVPALAGLPVAEYAANLVKKTVAGNGHAEKVQIQAMVKFLLPKAEFKLADAADALAIAITHASHRGAIALDRRHPVAAGGGPGAARIAAALARLDR, from the coding sequence ATGACCACGGACGTCCGCATCCTCGGCATCGATCCCGGCCTGCGCCGCACCGGCTGGGGCCTGATCATGGCGCGCGGCAGCAAGCTGTCCTACCTCGCCTGCGGCGTCGTCACCTCGGACGGCGACCTGCCGCTGGCGTTGCGCCTGCGCGAACTGCACGAAGGTCTGACCCGCATCGTGACGACCTACACGCCCGACGAGGTCTCGGTGGAGGAGACCTTCGTCAACAAGGACGCGCAGGCGACGCTCAAGCTCGGCCATGCCCGCGCCGTGGCGCTGCTGGTGCCGGCGCTGGCCGGGCTGCCGGTGGCGGAATACGCCGCCAACCTCGTGAAGAAGACCGTGGCCGGGAACGGCCATGCGGAGAAGGTGCAGATCCAGGCGATGGTGAAGTTCCTACTGCCGAAGGCGGAGTTCAAGCTCGCCGACGCAGCGGACGCGCTGGCGATCGCCATCACCCATGCCAGCCACCGCGGCGCGATCGCCCTCGACCGCCGCCACCCCGTGGCCGCGGGCGGCGGACCGGGCGCGGCGCGGATCGCCGCGGCGCTGGCACGGCTCGACCGGTAG
- a CDS encoding YceI family protein → MKRTLALAALLLAGFAFAAPGGSQAQEAAKGTAPALTKDPGQVKAGRYRLDPAHGKITWSINHLGFSTYYGQFTEVSGDLVLDPAAPAKSSLSVKIGTGSANGLNDKLNAHLKQPDFLDVGTFPEATFVSTSVEPTSPTTARVNGTLTLRGVSKPVSFDATFNQAGVNPVDKIYSVGFDGWTVIKRSEFGVNAFLPLLGDEVSLRLEGEFKLQ, encoded by the coding sequence ATGAAGCGCACGCTCGCCCTCGCCGCCCTCCTGCTGGCGGGTTTCGCATTCGCCGCGCCCGGCGGTTCCCAGGCGCAGGAGGCCGCCAAGGGAACGGCACCCGCCCTGACCAAGGATCCGGGGCAGGTGAAGGCCGGGCGCTACCGGCTCGATCCGGCGCATGGGAAGATCACGTGGTCGATCAACCATCTCGGCTTCTCGACCTATTACGGCCAGTTCACGGAGGTGTCGGGCGACCTCGTTCTCGATCCCGCCGCGCCGGCCAAGAGCAGTCTCTCCGTCAAGATCGGCACCGGCAGCGCCAACGGGCTCAACGACAAGCTCAACGCGCACCTCAAGCAGCCGGACTTCCTCGACGTCGGGACGTTTCCCGAGGCGACTTTCGTCAGCACGTCGGTCGAGCCGACGAGCCCGACGACGGCGCGCGTCAACGGCACCCTGACCCTGCGCGGCGTCTCGAAGCCGGTCTCGTTCGACGCCACCTTCAACCAGGCGGGCGTCAACCCGGTCGATAAGATCTATTCGGTCGGCTTCGACGGCTGGACGGTGATCAAGCGCTCCGAGTTCGGCGTGAACGCCTTCCTGCCGCTGCTGGGCGACGAGGTGTCCCTCCGGTTGGAGGGTGAGTTCAAGCTTCAGTAA
- the ruvA gene encoding Holliday junction branch migration protein RuvA produces MIGKLKGIVDSYGEDFVILDVNGVGYVVHCSARTLQRLPKPGEATDLAIETHVREDMIRLYGFRVDAEREWFRLLQTVQGVGTRVALGVLSVLEPAQLATAIATGDKGAVARAPGVGPRLAARLVAELKDKAPAFSPIDPALIALTGAVEDRTAPQPVADAISALVNLGYAQIQASAAIAAALKGLGEEAGTVEAKTLIRLGLRELAR; encoded by the coding sequence ATGATCGGCAAGCTCAAGGGAATCGTCGATTCCTACGGAGAGGATTTCGTCATCCTCGACGTGAACGGCGTCGGCTACGTCGTCCACTGCTCTGCTCGCACTCTGCAGCGCCTGCCGAAGCCCGGCGAGGCGACGGATCTGGCCATCGAGACGCATGTGCGTGAGGACATGATCCGCCTCTACGGTTTCCGCGTCGATGCCGAGCGGGAGTGGTTCCGCCTGCTCCAGACCGTGCAGGGGGTCGGCACCCGCGTGGCGCTCGGCGTGCTCTCGGTGCTGGAGCCGGCACAGCTCGCCACCGCCATCGCCACCGGCGACAAGGGTGCCGTCGCCCGCGCCCCCGGTGTCGGCCCGCGGCTGGCGGCCCGTCTCGTCGCCGAGCTGAAGGACAAGGCGCCCGCCTTCAGTCCCATTGATCCGGCGCTCATCGCCCTGACCGGCGCCGTCGAGGACAGGACCGCGCCGCAACCGGTCGCGGACGCGATCTCGGCCCTGGTCAACCTCGGCTATGCCCAGATTCAGGCCTCGGCCGCCATCGCCGCCGCCCTGAAGGGCCTCGGGGAGGAGGCCGGGACGGTAGAGGCCAAGACCCTGATCCGGCTCGGGCTGCGGGAACTGGCCCGATAG
- a CDS encoding DUF3572 domain-containing protein yields MKRKLDHSDGPSERLAVEVLGWLAADEDRLFRFIAASGLEPGTLRESLHDPGFLGAVLDHVMSDEPSLLACAEALEVKPERIASAWQRLQPPPFDEGG; encoded by the coding sequence ATGAAACGCAAACTTGATCATAGTGATGGCCCGAGCGAGCGTCTCGCGGTCGAGGTGCTCGGATGGCTCGCCGCCGACGAGGACCGGCTGTTCCGGTTCATCGCCGCGAGCGGCCTGGAGCCCGGAACGCTGCGCGAGAGCCTGCACGATCCCGGCTTTCTCGGCGCCGTGCTCGACCACGTCATGAGCGACGAACCGTCGCTCCTCGCCTGCGCCGAGGCGCTGGAGGTGAAGCCGGAGCGGATCGCCTCCGCTTGGCAGCGCCTGCAGCCGCCGCCTTTCGACGAGGGCGGTTGA
- a CDS encoding response regulator has product MKKTVLIVEDNELNMKLFNDLLEAHGYATLKTANGIEAIELARAHHPDLILMDIQLPEVSGLEVTKWLKDDDDLRNIPVIAITAFAMKGDEERIREGGCEAYLSKPISVAKFLATVRRYIGDDGAP; this is encoded by the coding sequence ATGAAGAAAACCGTTCTCATCGTTGAAGACAACGAGCTGAACATGAAGCTCTTCAACGATCTTCTGGAGGCGCATGGCTACGCGACCCTCAAAACCGCCAACGGTATCGAGGCGATTGAACTCGCGCGCGCGCACCACCCAGACTTGATCCTCATGGATATCCAGCTTCCCGAAGTCTCGGGCCTGGAGGTGACAAAATGGCTCAAGGACGATGACGACCTACGTAACATTCCCGTGATCGCCATCACCGCTTTTGCAATGAAGGGCGACGAGGAACGCATTCGTGAAGGCGGATGCGAGGCATATTTGTCCAAACCGATCTCGGTTGCGAAGTTTTTGGCAACGGTCCGTCGGTACATTGGCGATGACGGCGCTCCCTGA
- a CDS encoding PleD family two-component system response regulator, translating to MSARVLIVDDLYPNVRLLETKLSLEYFDVVVAMNGPDALAICEKGECDVVLLDVMMPGMDGFEVCRRLKANPATAHLPVVIVTALDQPADRLRGLDAGADDFLTKPIDDTALMTRVRSLVRLKAVTDELRSRALETREIGGPDPLVLAAADTGEGARILLVEDRASAIDRIGTALSEHHQVTVETDPHRALVRAPEGGFDLALVSLDLEGFDGLRLCGQLRSLERTRSMALIMVGEMHEKTRITRGLEFGVNDYLLRPVDRNELIARVRTQVRRRRFSETLRGALQASMELAITDDLTGLHNRRYLDRHLGPVFGEAALHQKGLACLLLDIDRFKLINDTYGHEAGDEVLRAFAERIRQYVRPMDILARYGGEEIVMVVPGAELPDARAIAERIRERIEATPFAIEGGTRDIGVTVSVGVSVRRASDTGPADLLKRADTALYRAKSFGRNRVEAAAA from the coding sequence ATGTCCGCTCGCGTCCTGATCGTGGATGATCTCTACCCCAACGTCCGGCTGCTCGAGACGAAACTGTCTCTCGAGTATTTCGACGTGGTCGTGGCGATGAATGGGCCAGACGCCCTGGCCATTTGCGAGAAGGGCGAATGCGACGTCGTTCTCCTCGACGTGATGATGCCGGGCATGGACGGCTTCGAGGTCTGCCGCCGGCTCAAGGCCAATCCCGCCACCGCCCATCTGCCGGTGGTAATCGTCACCGCCCTCGATCAGCCCGCCGACCGGCTGCGGGGCCTGGATGCGGGCGCCGACGACTTCTTGACCAAGCCTATCGACGACACCGCGCTGATGACGCGGGTGCGCAGCCTCGTACGGCTGAAGGCGGTGACGGACGAGTTGCGCTCGCGCGCCCTGGAGACGCGCGAGATCGGCGGCCCCGACCCCCTGGTTCTCGCCGCGGCCGATACCGGCGAGGGTGCGCGCATTCTCCTCGTGGAGGACCGGGCGAGCGCCATCGACCGCATCGGCACGGCGCTCTCCGAACACCATCAGGTCACCGTGGAGACCGACCCGCACCGCGCCCTGGTGCGGGCGCCCGAGGGAGGCTTCGATCTCGCCCTGGTGAGCCTCGATCTCGAAGGCTTCGACGGGCTGCGCCTGTGCGGCCAGCTCCGCTCGCTGGAGCGGACCCGCAGCATGGCGCTGATCATGGTCGGCGAGATGCACGAGAAAACGCGCATCACCCGCGGCCTCGAATTCGGCGTCAACGACTACCTGCTGCGCCCGGTCGACCGCAACGAGCTGATCGCGCGGGTGCGCACGCAGGTGCGGCGGCGGCGCTTCTCCGAGACGCTGCGCGGGGCGCTCCAGGCCTCGATGGAACTCGCGATCACCGACGACCTGACCGGCCTGCACAACCGGCGCTACCTCGACCGCCATCTCGGGCCGGTCTTCGGTGAGGCGGCCTTGCATCAGAAGGGCCTCGCCTGCCTGCTCCTCGACATCGACCGCTTCAAGCTGATCAACGACACCTACGGCCACGAGGCCGGCGACGAGGTGCTGCGCGCCTTCGCCGAGCGCATCCGCCAGTATGTGCGGCCGATGGATATCCTCGCCCGCTACGGCGGCGAGGAGATCGTGATGGTGGTGCCCGGCGCCGAACTGCCGGATGCCCGCGCCATCGCCGAGCGCATCCGCGAACGGATCGAGGCGACCCCCTTCGCCATCGAGGGCGGGACGCGCGACATCGGCGTGACCGTCTCGGTCGGCGTCTCCGTGCGACGTGCGAGCGATACGGGGCCGGCCGACCTGCTCAAGCGCGCCGACACCGCGCTTTACCGCGCCAAGTCCTTCGGCCGGAACCGGGTCGAAGCGGCGGCCGCGTAG
- a CDS encoding Rrf2 family transcriptional regulator — MRLTRYTDYALRTLIYVGLREPKQSSIAEIARAYGISESHLTKVVHQLGRLGLIQTIRGRGGGLRLAKPPKEIVIGAVVRQTEDDLALVECFSSGSCAITAPCRLRRALGEALAAFMAVLDRYTLADLLGGAEGDEIARLLGLSPSTTVPAEVPAPE, encoded by the coding sequence ATGCGCCTGACCCGCTACACCGACTACGCCCTGCGGACCCTGATCTATGTCGGCCTGCGCGAGCCGAAGCAGAGTTCGATCGCCGAGATCGCGCGCGCCTATGGGATCTCGGAAAGCCACCTCACCAAGGTGGTGCATCAACTCGGCCGGCTCGGGCTGATTCAGACGATTCGGGGGCGGGGCGGGGGCCTGCGCCTCGCCAAGCCACCGAAGGAAATCGTCATCGGTGCCGTCGTCCGCCAGACGGAGGACGATCTCGCCCTGGTCGAGTGCTTTTCCTCAGGGTCTTGCGCCATCACCGCGCCCTGCCGCCTGCGGCGGGCACTCGGTGAGGCGCTGGCAGCCTTCATGGCGGTTCTCGACCGCTACACCCTCGCCGACCTCTTGGGCGGCGCGGAGGGCGACGAGATCGCGCGGCTGCTCGGCCTGTCCCCATCCACCACCGTCCCGGCGGAGGTGCCGGCTCCCGAGTGA
- the hmpA gene encoding NO-inducible flavohemoprotein — protein sequence MPAPLSPQTVATVKATVPALETHGLAITRRMYERLFENAEIRDLFNQSHHGETGSQPKALALAVLAYARNIDNLGVLTSAVERIAQKHVALNILPEHYPHVADALLAAIRDVLGEAATPEILTAWGEAYWFLAELLIGREATIYRDQATKAGGWNGWRDFVVESVTPESETIHSFVLVPTDGGAVLRHEPGQYLGFRVDLPGRGVLKRNYSISCAPNDRAYRITVKREAATAHPAGLVSNWLHADAKAGTVLKVAAPAGDFFLDRESAEPVVLVSGGVGLTPMVSMLESIAAETPERPAWFVHGALNGRVHAMRAHVRGLVANRATLSAHIVYAEPEPQDRPGEDFDREGLITAEWLVSNTPSERATYYLCGPKPFLAALANGLTRAGVPAERVRFEFFGPADELLDEAPRQAA from the coding sequence ATGCCCGCACCGCTCTCGCCCCAAACCGTCGCCACCGTCAAAGCCACGGTTCCGGCTCTCGAAACGCACGGGCTCGCCATCACCCGGCGCATGTACGAGCGCCTGTTCGAGAACGCGGAGATCCGCGACCTCTTCAACCAGTCGCACCACGGCGAAACCGGCTCGCAACCCAAGGCCCTCGCCCTCGCCGTTCTGGCCTATGCCCGCAACATCGACAACCTCGGCGTGTTGACGAGCGCGGTAGAGCGCATCGCCCAGAAGCATGTCGCGCTCAACATCCTGCCGGAGCATTATCCGCACGTCGCCGACGCCCTGCTCGCGGCGATCCGTGATGTGCTCGGCGAGGCGGCCACCCCTGAGATTCTCACCGCCTGGGGCGAGGCGTACTGGTTCCTGGCGGAGCTGCTGATCGGCCGGGAGGCGACGATCTACCGGGATCAGGCGACCAAGGCCGGTGGATGGAATGGCTGGCGCGACTTCGTGGTCGAGAGCGTCACCCCGGAAAGCGAGACGATCCACTCGTTCGTGCTGGTCCCGACTGACGGCGGCGCCGTGCTGCGCCACGAGCCGGGGCAGTATCTCGGCTTCCGCGTCGACCTGCCGGGCCGAGGCGTGCTGAAGCGGAACTACTCGATCTCCTGCGCACCGAACGATCGCGCCTACCGCATCACCGTCAAGCGCGAGGCTGCAACGGCGCATCCGGCCGGACTCGTCTCGAACTGGCTGCACGCGGACGCGAAGGCCGGAACCGTGCTGAAGGTCGCCGCACCCGCCGGCGACTTCTTCCTCGACCGGGAGAGCGCCGAACCGGTGGTTCTGGTCAGCGGCGGCGTCGGCCTGACGCCGATGGTCAGCATGCTGGAGAGCATCGCCGCGGAGACGCCCGAACGCCCGGCCTGGTTCGTCCACGGTGCCCTGAACGGGCGGGTCCACGCGATGCGCGCGCATGTGCGCGGCCTCGTCGCGAACCGAGCGACCCTGTCGGCCCACATCGTCTACGCGGAGCCGGAGCCGCAGGACCGGCCCGGCGAAGATTTCGACCGCGAGGGGCTGATCACCGCCGAGTGGCTCGTTTCGAACACGCCCTCGGAGCGTGCGACCTACTACCTGTGCGGACCCAAGCCCTTCCTGGCCGCCCTGGCCAACGGGCTGACCCGCGCCGGCGTCCCGGCGGAGCGGGTCCGGTTCGAGTTCTTCGGCCCCGCCGACGAGTTGTTGGACGAGGCGCCCCGGCAGGCTGCCTGA
- the cysK gene encoding cysteine synthase A, with translation MTDTSTPDTVRKPGHGRVYGSITETIGNTPLVRLNRLTKERGVDAEILLKLEFFNPISSVKDRIGVNMIDALEASGRLKPGGTLVEPTSGNTGIALAFVAAARGYRLILVMPETMSVERRKMLAFLGAQLELTPGAQGMKGAIARAEELLREIDGAVMPQQFSNPANPEIHRKTTAEEIWNDTQGQLDAFVAGVGTGGTVTGVGEVLKPRLPGLKVFAVEPVDSPVISGGQPGPHKIQGIGAGFIPDNLHTDILDGVLKVSNQQAIDTARDLAKFEGIPGGISTGGNVAAALELAGRPEFQGKRIVTIACSFAERYISSVLFEGIG, from the coding sequence ATGACAGACACCTCGACTCCGGACACCGTGCGCAAGCCCGGACACGGCCGCGTCTACGGCTCGATCACCGAGACCATCGGCAACACCCCGCTCGTGCGCCTCAACCGGCTCACCAAGGAGCGGGGCGTCGATGCCGAAATCCTGCTCAAGCTCGAATTCTTCAACCCGATCTCGAGCGTGAAGGACCGCATCGGCGTCAACATGATCGACGCGCTGGAAGCCTCCGGCCGGCTCAAGCCCGGCGGCACGCTGGTCGAGCCGACCTCGGGCAATACCGGCATCGCGCTGGCCTTCGTCGCCGCCGCCCGCGGCTACCGCCTGATCCTGGTCATGCCGGAGACGATGTCGGTGGAGCGGCGCAAGATGCTCGCCTTCCTCGGCGCGCAGCTCGAACTGACGCCGGGCGCGCAGGGCATGAAGGGCGCGATCGCTCGCGCCGAGGAGCTGCTGCGCGAGATCGATGGCGCGGTGATGCCGCAGCAATTCTCGAACCCGGCCAACCCGGAGATCCACCGCAAGACGACGGCGGAAGAGATCTGGAACGACACGCAGGGCCAGCTCGACGCCTTCGTGGCGGGTGTCGGCACCGGCGGCACGGTGACCGGCGTCGGCGAGGTGCTCAAGCCGCGTCTGCCCGGCCTCAAGGTGTTCGCGGTGGAGCCGGTGGACAGCCCCGTGATCTCCGGCGGCCAGCCCGGCCCGCACAAGATCCAGGGTATCGGCGCAGGCTTCATCCCCGACAACCTGCACACCGACATCCTCGACGGCGTGCTCAAGGTGTCGAACCAGCAGGCGATCGACACCGCCCGCGACCTCGCCAAGTTCGAGGGCATTCCCGGCGGCATCTCGACCGGCGGCAACGTCGCGGCGGCGCTGGAACTGGCGGGCCGCCCCGAGTTCCAGGGCAAGCGCATCGTCACCATCGCCTGCTCGTTCGCCGAGCGCTACATCTCCTCAGTGCTCTTCGAAGGCATCGGCTAA
- a CDS encoding META domain-containing protein — translation MNRMLTAALACAVAAGALAAVPAAAQMGMGGNPSGFGAGKQPDKKPQYVPGAKPTEKMFPLGSMWTAVSMNGKPFTGADRPSFIIDAQYRARGYGGCNTFTATAFPLREQHLAVGPLALTKKTCDKALAATEQAFLVALRTAGKWDLDGSQLVIRSQNGELRFDRAL, via the coding sequence ATGAACAGGATGCTGACCGCCGCGCTGGCCTGCGCGGTTGCCGCGGGCGCGCTCGCGGCCGTGCCGGCTGCGGCGCAAATGGGCATGGGCGGCAATCCGTCCGGTTTCGGCGCGGGCAAGCAGCCCGATAAGAAGCCGCAATACGTCCCCGGCGCGAAGCCGACGGAGAAGATGTTCCCTCTCGGCTCGATGTGGACCGCCGTCAGCATGAACGGCAAGCCGTTCACCGGTGCCGACCGCCCGAGCTTCATCATCGACGCGCAGTACCGCGCCCGCGGCTATGGCGGCTGCAACACCTTCACCGCCACCGCCTTCCCCCTGCGCGAACAGCACCTCGCCGTCGGTCCCTTGGCGCTCACCAAGAAGACCTGCGACAAGGCGCTGGCGGCCACCGAGCAGGCCTTCCTCGTCGCCCTGCGCACGGCGGGCAAGTGGGACCTCGACGGTTCGCAACTCGTGATCCGCAGCCAGAACGGCGAGCTGCGGTTTGATCGGGCCCTGTAG
- a CDS encoding transcriptional regulator, whose amino-acid sequence MNAAQCRGARGLLGWSEADLARRSGLDEGFIKGFEAGTGDPASGQVEALRSALMQGGVVFTNGATPGVRLSEQQRGGDEGTRLDQLTTENDR is encoded by the coding sequence ATGAATGCGGCCCAGTGCCGGGGTGCCCGCGGCCTGCTCGGTTGGTCCGAGGCGGATCTCGCCCGCCGCTCGGGGCTGGACGAAGGCTTCATCAAGGGGTTCGAGGCCGGCACGGGCGATCCCGCTTCGGGCCAGGTCGAGGCTCTGCGCAGCGCCCTCATGCAGGGCGGCGTCGTCTTCACCAACGGCGCGACGCCGGGCGTGCGGCTGTCCGAGCAGCAGCGGGGCGGCGACGAGGGCACGCGGCTCGATCAGCTCACCACCGAGAACGATCGCTGA
- a CDS encoding FAD-dependent oxidoreductase has translation MSVPMETIVIAGAGQAGFQAAASLREAGFSGSLSLVGEEAALPYQRPPLSKAYLAGKTDDRGLLLRQESFFAEHRIEHRPGIRVTAIDRAGRSVRLSDGEDLSYDHLILATGTRNRALPVPGADLAGVHQLRSLDDADALRAAIGGIHRIVVVGAGFIGLEFAAVCAARGLSVTVIEAAERVMARAVSPETSAAFRSFHEEAGVTFLFGAGVTAIEGEGGRVAAVRTADGKSLPADLVLVGIGVVPNQELAAEAGLAVRDGIEIDAFLATSDPAISAIGDCVRFPSRFASGMPGGDRVRIESVQNAVDQGRCLAARLTGRPAAYDAVPWFWSDQGPRKLQIAGLAAPTDASVLRRAGAGFSVFRFRDDALSAVESVDRPADHMAARRLLAAGKALTPEQAADPGFDLKALATG, from the coding sequence GTGAGTGTGCCGATGGAGACGATCGTCATCGCCGGGGCGGGGCAGGCCGGCTTCCAGGCCGCCGCCTCGCTGCGGGAGGCGGGGTTTTCCGGCAGCCTGAGCTTGGTCGGTGAGGAGGCCGCGCTCCCCTATCAGCGCCCGCCGCTGTCGAAGGCTTATCTCGCCGGCAAGACCGATGACCGCGGCCTGCTGCTGCGGCAGGAGAGCTTTTTCGCCGAGCACCGCATCGAGCACCGGCCCGGGATACGGGTGACGGCGATCGACCGCGCCGGGCGCAGCGTCCGGCTCTCGGACGGCGAGGATCTGTCTTACGACCATCTCATCCTGGCGACGGGCACCCGCAACCGGGCGCTGCCGGTGCCGGGGGCCGATCTCGCAGGCGTGCACCAGCTTCGCTCCCTCGACGATGCCGATGCGCTTCGTGCGGCGATCGGGGGCATCCACCGGATCGTCGTGGTGGGTGCAGGCTTCATCGGCCTCGAATTCGCGGCGGTCTGCGCCGCCCGCGGTCTCTCCGTCACGGTGATCGAGGCGGCCGAGCGCGTCATGGCGCGGGCGGTCTCGCCCGAGACCTCAGCGGCGTTCCGCAGCTTCCACGAGGAGGCCGGCGTCACGTTCCTGTTCGGGGCGGGCGTCACTGCCATCGAGGGGGAGGGGGGACGGGTTGCGGCCGTCCGCACCGCCGACGGGAAAAGCCTGCCCGCCGACCTCGTGCTTGTCGGCATCGGCGTGGTGCCGAACCAGGAACTCGCGGCGGAGGCCGGGCTCGCCGTGCGCGACGGCATCGAGATCGATGCCTTCCTGGCAACGAGCGATCCGGCGATCTCGGCGATCGGCGATTGCGTGCGCTTCCCCAGCCGTTTCGCCTCCGGAATGCCCGGTGGCGACCGGGTGCGGATCGAATCGGTGCAGAACGCGGTCGATCAGGGCCGCTGTCTCGCCGCGCGGCTCACCGGGCGGCCCGCGGCCTACGACGCGGTGCCGTGGTTCTGGAGCGATCAGGGGCCGCGCAAGCTCCAGATCGCCGGGCTCGCCGCACCGACTGACGCGAGCGTCCTGCGCCGTGCCGGCGCCGGCTTCTCGGTGTTCCGCTTCCGCGATGATGCGCTCAGCGCCGTCGAATCGGTGGATCGGCCCGCCGACCATATGGCGGCCCGCCGCCTGCTGGCCGCGGGCAAGGCGCTGACGCCGGAGCAGGCTGCCGATCCGGGCTTCGACCTCAAGGCCCTGGCGACGGGTTGA